A window of Geothrix edaphica genomic DNA:
GGGTGGCGCCGCTCCTGCGCAGCGCCGGATTCGTGGTGGACTGATGTTCGCCCCGGACCTGGCCGGCCATCACGCCATCCGCCAGCGCCTCCTGGCCCGCCTCCAGGCAGGGCAGATCCGCGGCTCGCTGCTCTTCACGGGGCCCGAGGGCATCGGCAAGCGCCGGGTGGCCCTGGAGCTGGCGCGGCGCGAGCTCTGCTTCCGCCGCAATGCCTGCGGGCAGTGCGAGGGCTGCCGCATGGTGATGGGCGACGACCTGCCCTTCGAGCTGCCCAACCTGCTGCGCATCGTCCCCGAGGGCAAGGCGGGCGTCATCCGCATCGACCAGGTCCGCGAGGGCCTCGATTCAGACCACCAGCCGCGCTTCAGCCGGGGCGTCATCGAGTGGGCCTCCCTGTCACCCCCCGTGGGCTGCCACCGCTGGATCCTGGTGGAGGAGGCCCACCGCCTCCATGAGAACAGCGCCAACCTCCTGCTGAAGACCCTCGAGGAACCGCCCCCGGACACCCACTTCATCCTGGTGACCCATCGCCCCGAGGCCCTGCTCCAGACCATCCGCAGCCGCTGCGAGCGCATCCCCTTCGCGCCCCTCGGGCCGGAGGAGGCCTGGGCCGTCGCCGTCCAGAACGGCTGGACCGAGGCCGACCGCCCCCGCTGGACCGCCCTGGGCGAGGGGGGCCTGCGCTTCCTGGACGAGGCCGCCTTCCGCCGCGCCGAGGCCCAGGTTGAGGCCTGGCTTGCCTTGCTGCAGGGACGCCCCTTCAGCGAAGCGGGCCAGGCCCTGCTGCCCGAGAAGGATTCCCCGCTGGCCCAGAGCGAGCAGCTGCGGCAGCCCCTGGAGCTGCTCCTGCGCCTGCTGGCGGACCTGGCGCGGATCCGCGCGGGCGAGGCCCCGGGCCTGGACCCCTGGCGGGCGGCCCTGGAAGACCTCGCCGCCCAGCCCCGGGACCTGAGGCCGCCCCAGGAAGCCGCCCTGGAGTCCCTGCGCCACCTGCCCCGGAACCTCAGCCCCGAACCCTTGCTGCGGGAAGTGGGGCTGTCCCTTCAGGGCGCGTGACCCCCGTCACGAACGACCCAGGTAGACTTGGTTCAGGAGCCACGACTCCTGAACTGGAGCCCGCCATGTCCGAACCCCTCTACGGCCACGACCTGCTGTCCCTGCTGGTGGAGAAGGGCGGGAGCTGCCGCCTGGAGGAGCTGCGCGCCGCCTCCGTCGCCGCCCACGGCCCCGCGGCCACCTACTGCAACTGCCATGGGGACACCTTCGACTTCGATGGCGTCCTGGCCTTCCTGGGCAGCAAGGGCAAGATCCAGGTGGCTGGGGGTACGGTGACGCTGGGGATGGCCCCCGCTTGCCAGCACTGACCGGCCGGCCGGAGAGGGGCGGTCCCCCCTCGGGAGGGTGGTTGCCCCGGGTTGCTAGGATCTCCCTTTGACCTCTCCCGCGGATCCCATGGAACCTTTCCAGGACGCTCCCATCCAGACCTTCGCTCCCAAGCGCTTCCTGCTGGGGCTGCAGGCCGGGGTCCTGATCCTCAACCTCTTCGTCATCCTCATGGCGGGGATTTCCGTCTACAAGGGCCTCCAGAGCCGCCGGGACCTGGCCATCGCCACGGCCCAGAACCTGAGCCTGGTCCTCGACCGCTATGTGGCGGAGACCTTCAGCAAGGCCGACCTCGCCGTGCTGGCGGTGAAGGAGGAGGTCGAGCGGGTGGGCATGGATTCCGCCCGGGGACGGCAGGACCTGGATGCCTTCATCCGCCGCCAGCATGAGCGGGCTCCGGAGCTGCTGGCCATCCGGACCACCAATGCCGAGGGCGTGGTGGACCACGGGAGCGGCGTGGGGTCGAATGCCAGCGTCAACCTGTCGGATCGCGAGCACTTCATCCGCCTCCGGGACGTTCCCGGGGCCGGCCTGGTGATCTCCAGGCCATTGATGGGGCGGCTCACGGGCACCTGGGTGATCATCCTGGCCCGGCGCATCGAGCGCCCCGATCACAGCTTCGCGGGGATGGCGCATGCGGTCATCCCCCTGGACCAGTTCACCCGGGCCTTTTCGGCCCTGGATGTGGGGCCCCACGGCTCCGTGGCCCTCCGGGACCTGGACATGGGCCTGATCGCCCGCCACCCGGAGCCCGTGAGCGCCGGGACCGCCATCGGCCAGCGGGTCGTCTCCCCGGAGTTCGTGGCCTTCGCCCAGTCCGGCCGGGGTGCCGGCACCTACCGGGCCGTCACGCCCTTCGATCACGTCGAGCGCACCTTCGCCATCCGCCGGGTGTCCGGGCAGCCCTTCTTCATCCTGGTGGGCCTGGCCGACCGGGACTACCTGGCGGACTGGCGGCGGGACGTCGCCCAGGAGGTCATGGAGGTGCTCCTCTTCACCTGCCTGACGCTGGTCGCCTCCTGGATGGTGCACCGGGCCTGGGTCCGGCAGCAGGCGGTCCATGCGCGCCTGGAAGCCCTGCTGGCCGAGGTGAAGACCCTCGGCGGCATGCTCCCCATCTGCAGCCACTGCAAGAAGATCCGGGACGACAAGGGCTACTGGAACCAGATCGAGGCCTACCTGAACGAGCACACCGACGCCGAGTTCACCCACGGCATCTGCCCCGACTGCGCGAAGGAGGTCTTCCCCAGATCCGGGAAGCACACGGCCATCTAGCTCCGCCCTACACTGGTTCCGGGAGCCCCTTATGAGCACGCAGCTGGAGCGGAGTGCCACTTTGGCGAAGCCGAAGCCCGCAGGGCGCGGCACGGGAGGTGCCGCGTGAAGCTGCTGCGCATCAACCACCTGGGCATCGCGACGCCGGGCCTGGACGAGGCCATGGCGCGCATGGCGCGCCTCTTCGACATGGGCTCCGACCACACCGAGGCCGTGCCCGAGCAGAAGGTGGCGACCGCCTTCTTTCCGGTGGGCGAGAGCACCCTGGAGTTCCTGGAGAGCACCGATCCCGAAGGCCCCATCGGCAAGTTCCTGGCGAAGCGCGGCCCCGGCATCCACCACGTCTGCTTCGAAGTGGACGACATCGACGCCGCCGTGGCCGGGCTCCTGGCCAAGGGCGTGCGCATGATCGACCAGGCCCCGAGGAACGGCGCCCACGGCTGCCGCGTGGCCTTCATCCATCCCGCGGAGACCGGCGGGGTGCTGATGGAGCTGAGCCAGCAGGGCTGAGCGTCTCTTCCAGGGCATCCAGGCGTCCCACATCCAGTTCAGTCATGCCGTCTGTCGCCGCGAAGATCATGGGTTGGAACCGGGTACCCCACTGGACCTCATCGGCGGTGTAGGAGGTCCGGGCGTAGATGGTCTGCGAGAAAGTGTCGTCGAAGGCCTTGATGAGGACGATGAACTCGGCCTTGGCGCGGCGCAGATCCTCGGCGGTCATGCCATGCAGGGGGCTCCCCTCGTCGATGGGGTGCACCACGGTCCAGTTGGATGGGAAGAGGTGGATCTTCGAGCGCTCGAGCGGCAGCAGGGTGTACCGGCGCATGCTGGAGCCCGGATCCTCGAAGGACAGGCTCACCGTGGCCTCCACTTCGATGAGCTGGTTGCTGCGCATGTTGACGAGGCGGAACATGAAGCCCGTGATCTGCCGATAGGGGGCCACCACGGCCCTGGTGCTGAAGCGCAGGCAGGCCTGAGGTCGGGAGAATCGCCCATACAGGAGGCCGGTGGCCAGGGCGAAGCTGAGGAGCCCGAGGAGGGACTCCAGGGCCGCCGCGGAGCTGGCGAGGGTCCCCCTGGGGCTGATGTGCCCGTAGCCCACGGTGGTGAGCGTCTGGGCGCTGAAGAAAAACGCATCTTCCAGCCGGCCCGGGAGCGTCTCGCCGCCCGGCCGGGTGAAGTGTTCCATCCCGATGCCGAGGTAGAGCAGGGCGAATACGGCGTTGGTCAGGAGGAAGGCCAGGAACAGGAGCCCCAGGAAGGGGCCCCAGCCCATGGTGATGAGGTGGTGGTAGAGGTCGTAGGCCCGGAAGCGGGGAAGGCCCAGGCGGCGCACGTTGAAGGAGCCGTCCTTGTTGACCCCTCGACCGGCCCTCCCCTGTAGGCCCAGGCCGAGGTCGTCAGGGAGAGAGGGTCCGCGGAAGGGGGAGGCCATGGCGTCCTGCGAAGGAAGGGAAAGCCCAGATTGTAGCGACGGGGGGCCAGACTGCCAGAGGCAGGCCGCGTCTCCTTCTCTCGCGGTCGGCGGGAAGCCGGATCAGCCCACCACGCCCAGGTACCCCAGCCACAGCGCCCGCCCGAAGAACACCACCATGGGCGTGGCCAGGGCCAGGAAGCAGCCGAAGGGCAGCATGGTCTGGCCCCCGGAGCGGCGGGTGAGCATCAGGGGCAGCCCCACGGCGGCGCCCAGGCCCGCGCCCAGGAAGAGGACCCCCAGCATGGGGGCCCAGCCCCAGAAGGCGCCAAGCCAGGCGAGCATCTTGAAGTCGCCCATGCCCAGGCCGTCGGTCTTGCGGATGGCCTTGTAGACCAGGTTCAGCAGGGCTGGCGCCCCATAGCCGATGGCCAGGCCCAGGAGGCTGGCCTGCCAGGTGACCGTGGGTTCGAAGCCGTGGTAGGCCGGGGCGGGCTGGAGGCCGTTGTGGAAGGCCAGGGCCTGGATGAGCGTGTCCCCCCGTCCCCAGGCCTTCACCAGGGTCTCGGGCCAGGCCAGCTGGGGCAGGGCGCAGAGGACGCCCAGGACCATCAGGGGGAACTGGATCGCATCCGGCAGGATCATCTCGGTGAAGTCCGTGAAGAAGAGCACCAGCAGGGCGTAGGCGCAGATCACGGCCTTGAGCCAGATGAGCGTGCCGAAGGGGAAGAGCCAGTGCGCGCCGCCCAGGATCAGGCCGCCCAGCAGCTCCACCAGCGGGTAGCGGAAGGGGATGCGCCAGCCGCAGGCCGCGCACTTCCCCCGCAGCCACAGCCAGCCGAAGAGGGGCACGTTGTGCCAGGGCTTGATCTTCGCCTTGCAGGACGGGCAGTGGCTGGCCTTCGTCACCACGTTGCGATCCTCCGGCGCCTCCTGGGGCAGCCGGTGGATGAGCACGTTGGAGAACGAGCCCAGGAGCAGCCCGAAGGGCGTCAGGAAGAGGCTCAGGATCCAGGGCGGGAGGTCGAGGAACGGCATGGGACAACGATACCGGGGACTTCTTCCGCGTTCGCGGCAGAATGGAAGGGAACGCCCCCAGGAGTCCCCGTGTCCCGTTTGCTGCCCAGCCTCGTCCTCGCTGTCTCCCTGTCCGCCCAGGCGCCCGTCCCGGCGCCCACGCCAGCGGCCACGCCGGTGCCTGTTCCTGCGCCCCTTCCCGCGCCCCTGGCCAAGCCGCGGGTGCAGCTGCTCACCAGCTACGGTCCCATCGTGGTGGAGCTGGAGCCGGAGCTGGCCCCGAAGACCGTGGAGAACTTCCTTCAGTACGTGAAGGATGGCCACTACAAGGGCACCATCTTCCACCGCGTCATCGAGGGGTTCATGGTTCAGGGCGGCGGCCTGCTGGAGAACCTGGAGGAGAAGCCCATGCGGGCGCCCATCCTCAACGAGGCCCCCCAGACCTTCCGGGCCGGCTTGAAGAACACCCGCGGCACCATCGCCATGGCCCGCACGGGGTCGCCCCACAGCGCCACGGCCCAGTTCTACATCAACACCGTGGACAACAAGGCCCTCGACCACCGGGACCTGAGCGAGGAGGGCTACGGCTACTGCGTCTTCGGCCGGGTGGTGGCGGGCATGGACGTGGTGGACAAGATCGAGAAGGTGCGGACCGAATGGCGCAAGGGCCAGTCCGGGGTGCCCCAGTACCCCGTGCGGCTCAAGGACGCCGTACTGCTGCCGCCGCAGTAGGGGCGATGGCGGGCCGTCCTCTCCTCCGTCCCCTTCTGGTCTGGATCTTCGGCGCCCTGGCGCTGGCGCTCTCTGTGTGCCTCTGCTTTCTGCTGGCGCCCTTCCTCGGCGGCCCGGGGGCCTTCTGGCTCGTGGCGCCCCGCTACATCCGCGGCACAGCCCGGGCCTTCGGCATCCGCCGGGAGCTGGAGGGCTGGGAGGCGCTCCCGCCTGATCTCCGCAGCGGCGGACGGCCCGCCGTGTTCATCGGCAACCATACGTCGCTGTTC
This region includes:
- a CDS encoding DUF2492 family protein; amino-acid sequence: MSEPLYGHDLLSLLVEKGGSCRLEELRAASVAAHGPAATYCNCHGDTFDFDGVLAFLGSKGKIQVAGGTVTLGMAPACQH
- a CDS encoding ion channel produces the protein MASPFRGPSLPDDLGLGLQGRAGRGVNKDGSFNVRRLGLPRFRAYDLYHHLITMGWGPFLGLLFLAFLLTNAVFALLYLGIGMEHFTRPGGETLPGRLEDAFFFSAQTLTTVGYGHISPRGTLASSAAALESLLGLLSFALATGLLYGRFSRPQACLRFSTRAVVAPYRQITGFMFRLVNMRSNQLIEVEATVSLSFEDPGSSMRRYTLLPLERSKIHLFPSNWTVVHPIDEGSPLHGMTAEDLRRAKAEFIVLIKAFDDTFSQTIYARTSYTADEVQWGTRFQPMIFAATDGMTELDVGRLDALEETLSPAGSAPSAPRRSPRDG
- a CDS encoding prepilin peptidase, which encodes MPFLDLPPWILSLFLTPFGLLLGSFSNVLIHRLPQEAPEDRNVVTKASHCPSCKAKIKPWHNVPLFGWLWLRGKCAACGWRIPFRYPLVELLGGLILGGAHWLFPFGTLIWLKAVICAYALLVLFFTDFTEMILPDAIQFPLMVLGVLCALPQLAWPETLVKAWGRGDTLIQALAFHNGLQPAPAYHGFEPTVTWQASLLGLAIGYGAPALLNLVYKAIRKTDGLGMGDFKMLAWLGAFWGWAPMLGVLFLGAGLGAAVGLPLMLTRRSGGQTMLPFGCFLALATPMVVFFGRALWLGYLGVVG
- a CDS encoding peptidylprolyl isomerase, with the protein product MSAQAPVPAPTPAATPVPVPAPLPAPLAKPRVQLLTSYGPIVVELEPELAPKTVENFLQYVKDGHYKGTIFHRVIEGFMVQGGGLLENLEEKPMRAPILNEAPQTFRAGLKNTRGTIAMARTGSPHSATAQFYINTVDNKALDHRDLSEEGYGYCVFGRVVAGMDVVDKIEKVRTEWRKGQSGVPQYPVRLKDAVLLPPQ
- the mce gene encoding methylmalonyl-CoA epimerase, with product MKLLRINHLGIATPGLDEAMARMARLFDMGSDHTEAVPEQKVATAFFPVGESTLEFLESTDPEGPIGKFLAKRGPGIHHVCFEVDDIDAAVAGLLAKGVRMIDQAPRNGAHGCRVAFIHPAETGGVLMELSQQG